A genomic segment from Fibrobacter sp. UWR4 encodes:
- a CDS encoding TIGR02171 family protein: protein MMKFLLAFFLLMYAACSDTDSSASSAAGKEKDLEGFVHLKAPKNPVILGTNMENAKTMDAPQMNVVLDYDFYISSDEISCDEFSKYQDMPVDHMCDASGAVTYITYYDAVLYANARSKAEKMDTVYSYSKVQRDNKGSCINLVGLKFNSEVEGFRIPTEAEWVYAFNEIENSVHVKEWVNDWLGRLKDTTITDFVGAVNGGSLDEHVLKGGDYSSDQFNVNSYNRGDIYTVSSSTRIYYVGFRLAYGKIPGAQWLTNQGTTVDGTVSLQATSQDVFRKLKSYRIKLAFRNNLNGNLAFVDFNNGRPRLVDITDSLEMFHPDISPDGQWVAFSTGSEGITGKSNVYARKLSENSFPVLLKVDNASIPRWRISPEGDTVLVYVTDSGNNADDGDFFSRSTWQVSFAKGVFGTPEKLFDGAYHGGISQDQRLAVTGARKLRARIAQGENGTVFESQALDTLWYNQEQACNASLSQDGTKRTLFLDFGSNNGKGAEFVGHKYGVHEQLLIADSTGRLIQMVSAPENYAFDHTEWVGKTGFVVATLTGTSGNHERIVLVDLSDSSFTELVAGTDLFHPCLWVDENLKNVELDETLSVDSAGLYVSDNFLQEDVFWRYKMELLWKLKDTADVVVVGSSRPFNGIRPKLMNTPTVVANLAQTPNSIFTSRDLVRNYILPHFKKLKYLVVSLDLDFWWKSDVDVYNFFKGTYKIFPGFVYDKNHDYWQGGYPKGLYELTSNAPGVDNGPKTYMSENGFISAVCSDWGEDNPPIATDTTTSTDSLMLEDSFLALQELVEIAAKKDVIVIGAIFPQSPAYKNTGAFGRHGMRRSLAAKMVERIKEYQSKNFILFDENKMGDHDYTSSMASYYDHLCAGGAKRFSTRLDSLIATLE from the coding sequence ATGATGAAGTTTCTTCTGGCCTTTTTCCTGCTGATGTATGCAGCGTGTAGTGATACGGATTCTTCCGCATCGTCTGCAGCTGGTAAGGAAAAAGACCTGGAGGGATTTGTCCATCTGAAGGCTCCTAAGAATCCTGTGATTCTTGGGACGAATATGGAAAACGCTAAGACGATGGATGCACCACAGATGAATGTGGTCTTGGATTATGATTTCTATATCAGCAGTGATGAAATTTCCTGTGATGAATTTTCCAAGTATCAGGATATGCCTGTCGATCATATGTGCGATGCCAGTGGCGCCGTAACATATATTACCTATTACGACGCAGTCCTTTATGCCAATGCCCGAAGCAAGGCTGAAAAAATGGATACGGTTTATTCTTATTCCAAGGTTCAGCGAGATAATAAGGGAAGCTGCATTAATCTTGTGGGGTTGAAATTTAATAGCGAGGTGGAGGGCTTCCGCATCCCTACGGAGGCGGAGTGGGTATATGCCTTTAATGAAATTGAAAATTCTGTTCATGTGAAAGAATGGGTAAATGACTGGCTTGGACGTTTGAAGGATACGACCATTACTGATTTTGTAGGTGCTGTTAACGGAGGCTCCCTTGATGAACATGTTCTGAAGGGGGGTGATTATAGTTCTGATCAGTTTAATGTGAATTCGTATAATCGAGGAGATATCTATACGGTTTCCTCATCCACCCGTATTTATTACGTAGGTTTTCGTCTAGCCTATGGAAAAATTCCAGGGGCACAATGGCTAACCAATCAGGGAACAACTGTTGACGGAACCGTATCTTTACAGGCTACCTCTCAGGATGTTTTCAGAAAATTGAAATCCTATCGGATAAAACTTGCATTCCGAAACAATTTGAATGGAAATCTTGCCTTTGTTGATTTTAACAATGGAAGGCCTCGTCTTGTAGATATTACGGATTCGCTGGAAATGTTCCATCCAGATATTTCCCCTGATGGACAGTGGGTTGCTTTCTCTACGGGCTCGGAAGGTATCACTGGGAAATCAAATGTATATGCTCGTAAGCTGTCTGAAAATAGCTTTCCTGTTTTGCTGAAGGTGGACAATGCTTCTATCCCCCGATGGAGAATTTCTCCGGAAGGCGACACCGTGCTAGTCTATGTTACCGATAGTGGCAATAATGCTGACGATGGAGATTTCTTTTCTCGCAGTACCTGGCAGGTTTCATTTGCAAAAGGTGTTTTTGGAACTCCCGAAAAGCTTTTTGACGGGGCCTATCATGGAGGGATAAGTCAGGATCAAAGGCTTGCGGTGACTGGTGCTAGGAAACTTCGTGCCCGAATTGCTCAAGGCGAAAATGGAACGGTCTTTGAATCTCAAGCTCTTGATACCCTGTGGTATAATCAGGAACAGGCTTGTAATGCCTCCCTTTCCCAGGATGGGACCAAACGTACGTTGTTCCTTGATTTTGGTAGCAACAATGGAAAAGGGGCTGAGTTTGTCGGACATAAATATGGTGTCCATGAGCAGCTGCTTATTGCGGATAGTACGGGTAGGTTGATTCAGATGGTTTCCGCTCCTGAAAATTATGCCTTTGACCATACGGAATGGGTGGGAAAAACAGGTTTTGTTGTGGCTACTCTTACAGGAACTTCTGGAAATCACGAAAGGATTGTTCTGGTGGACTTGTCTGATAGTTCCTTTACGGAGCTAGTGGCGGGTACGGATTTATTCCATCCCTGCTTATGGGTGGATGAAAATCTCAAGAATGTAGAGCTTGATGAGACTCTGAGTGTGGATAGTGCCGGCTTGTACGTGAGCGATAACTTCTTGCAGGAAGATGTATTCTGGCGTTACAAAATGGAACTGTTATGGAAATTGAAGGATACTGCTGACGTTGTGGTTGTGGGATCTTCGAGACCGTTCAACGGTATTCGTCCCAAGCTGATGAATACTCCTACCGTTGTTGCAAATTTGGCTCAAACTCCTAATTCCATTTTTACTTCGAGAGATCTTGTACGGAATTATATTCTGCCTCATTTCAAAAAGTTGAAGTATCTTGTTGTTTCTTTGGATCTTGATTTCTGGTGGAAATCGGATGTGGATGTGTATAATTTCTTCAAGGGAACCTACAAGATTTTTCCTGGTTTTGTCTATGATAAAAATCATGACTACTGGCAGGGCGGATATCCCAAAGGACTTTACGAACTGACCTCTAATGCTCCTGGTGTAGACAACGGCCCGAAAACCTATATGAGCGAAAACGGATTTATTTCGGCAGTATGTTCTGATTGGGGGGAGGATAATCCGCCTATTGCTACAGATACGACGACTTCTACGGATTCCCTGATGTTGGAAGACAGTTTCCTTGCTCTGCAGGAACTTGTGGAAATAGCTGCAAAGAAGGATGTAATCGTGATTGGTGCAATTTTCCCGCAGTCTCCAGCCTATAAGAATACAGGTGCTTTTGGCCGTCATGGAATGCGCCGTAGCCTTGCTGCAAAAATGGTTGAACGCATTAAGGAATACCAGTCCAAGAATTTCATTCTGTTCGATGAAAATAAGATGGGTGATCATGATTATACATCTTCGATGGCGTCCTACTATGATCATCTTTGCGCCGGTGGAGCCAAGCGATTCTCCACTCGTCTGGATTCCCTGATTGCAACTCTTGAGTAA